AGGCTGTaacaaaattacattaaatgcaataaaaaacaaaatctttaacAGATTATTAAACAAATACCCCTTGAATCCTCTTTCCAGTAACTGGACATTTGGGTCCACTAGCCATGTTGCTGGTGGTTTGATATACCAATTTCCCACCTTCAATCCAGAAACCAAACAAATACCCATTAGCCCAGTTGCCATTTTTTTTCACcataaacaaatatatacacacacacaacaaaATTATAGGTCATTTAGTGTAAATGTTACGGACTTACCAGGGGTTTTGACAACGCGGTGCTGGTTAGATTGCTGTGGCGCTTCCGGTACGTGAGTCGCTGCACCATTTTCGTATCAGCTCTTTAGTCTCTGTGTTCGTGTGTAGTATGCAGACGAGTGACACAGAGGCAGCGACCAAAAGCAGAGAGTTTATTACAAGTAAGGTTTTCCTTGGAATCCTAATGCAAAAACGTTGCCGCTTAATGAGTTTGGGCGGGCCTAAAAAATGATCGGTCCAATATAAACAAACCTGGTGAGAATTGGGTTTGTTAAGCCTGCAATATGT
The genomic region above belongs to Populus alba chromosome 12, ASM523922v2, whole genome shotgun sequence and contains:
- the LOC140956235 gene encoding large ribosomal subunit protein eL34-like, whose protein sequence is MVQRLTYRKRHSNLTSTALSKPLVGNWYIKPPATWLVDPNVQLLERGFKGIIGAFLVEEQRIVKKVLKIQKLCKIMHLARRFYLPSA